A single Lactuca sativa cultivar Salinas chromosome 8, Lsat_Salinas_v11, whole genome shotgun sequence DNA region contains:
- the LOC111913113 gene encoding receptor-like protein kinase HSL1, translating to MSILPLPSLLLFLFLLPFHVISQSPTTQNDQTTLLNLKSFWSNPPSINHWDQSSNPCSWPEITCSGTTITGITLFNQNINGTVPPFICDIKNLTHLDLNYNDITGNFPTALYNCTNLQYLDLSQNYFEGNLPGDISRLSPELRYLSLFGNNFYGDIPASISRLSKLSSLQLHQCPFNGTFPQEIGYLEDLEELNLSFNNFTPSRLPQSFIQLKKLRFFYMTETNLIGEIPGNFSGMPALELLDLSVNNLTGSIPSDLFLLKNLTEVYLYGNDLTGEIPDSIQALNMKIIDLSANKLSGKVPGGFGNLMRLTNLTLMFNQLSGELPASIGRLPSLNDIRIFTNNFSGELPPDFGRYSELKLFEVDENQFTGNIPQNLCYNGKLIGLVVYSNNLSGEIPKSLETCSSLRVLQVYDNKFSGKIPDGLWNLSSLEKMMMSDNSFSGELPSELAPQLSILEISNNRFSGEIPTGVSSWTNMRVFKGSNNLFNGRIPQDLTALPNLATLLLDGNQLSGELPATIVSWDSLNTLNLSRNQLSGQIPAGLGLLKVLTVLDLSRNKLSGQIPAQLGRQLVSLDLSGNNLAGNIPSQLDNGAFERSFQGNPGLCSNNPVLGLNSCTSRSQSGQSSKISGKSVAIIGSIAAILLLLAVITTAYVIVLYRRRKHGFNSKWKFTSFQKLTFTESTILPRLNDNYMIGQGGSGKVYKIPVNRSGDVVAVKKISTKKDLDLRLEKEFLAEVEILSMIRHANIVKLIGHISSDNSKLLVYEYLENQSLDRWLHRKQTPTSRGLTSSVRHMVLDWPKRLHIALGAARGLSYMHHDCCPAVVHRDVKSSNVLLDSEFNAKIADFGLAKILEKGNELAAMSTVAGSFGYMAPEYAHTTKVNEKIDVYSFGVILLELTTGREASDGNEHSSLAEWAMQHALGSEPIEDVLDKDIMEPMYMNEMSSVFKLGLWCTSRLPTKRPSMKEVCKMLLQCTPAMVVGTKKNGHDVVDHLPLLKLENV from the exons ATGTCAATACTACCCCtgccctctcttctcctcttcctCTTCCTTCTACCCTTTCACGTAATTTCACAGTCCCCCACCACCCAAAATGATCAAACCACCCTTCTCAACCTCAAAAGCTTCTGGTCAAATCCACCCTCGATCAACCACTGGGACCAATCCTCCAACCCTTGCAGCTGGCCGGAGATTACATGTTCTGGCACCACCATCACCGGAATCACCCTCTTCAATCAGAACATCAACGGAACTGTCCCACCGTTTATTTGTGACATCAAAAACTTAACACACCTTGATCTAAATTACAATGACATCACCGGAAATTTTCCGACAGCCCTCTACAACTGCACCAATCTCCAGTACCTTGACCTCTCTCAAAACTACTTTGAAGGAAATCTACCCGGTGACATCTCACGGTTGTCGCCGGAGCTCAGATACCTCAGCCTCTTCGGCAATAACTTCTACGGCGACATTCCGGCAAGTATTTCTAGATTATCAAAGCTTTCATCGCTTCAATTACACCAGTGTCCTTTCAATGGCACTTTTCCTCAGGAAATCGGTTATTTAGAAGATCTGGAAGAATTAAATTTGTCTTTTAACAATTTTACCCCATCAAGACTACCCCAGAGTTTTATTCAGTTgaaaaaacttcgatttttttaCATGACTGAAACCAACTTGATCGGAGAGATACCCGGAAATTTTTCCGGTATGCCGGCTCTGGAACTGCTGGATTTATCAGTCAATAACCTGACTGGATCGATACCTAGTGATCTGTTCTTGTTAAAGAACTTAACCGAAGTTTATCTTTACGGGAACGATCTAACAGGTGAAATCCCGGATTCGATTCAAGCATTGAACATGAAGATCATCGATCTTTCTGCGAACAAGCTCAGTGGAAAAGTCCCCGGAGGTTTCGGGAATCTAATGCGGTTAACAAACTTGACTCTCATGTTCAATCAGTTATCCGGTGAACTTCCGGCTAGCATCGGCCGCTTGCCTAGTTTGAACGACATTCGAATTTTCACTAACAATTTCTCCGGTGAACTACCACCGGATTTCGGAAGGTACTCTGAGCTGAAGTTATTCGAGGTGGACGAAAACCAGTTCACTGGAAACATTCCGCAGAACCTGTGTTACAACGGGAAGCTCATAGGCTTGGTTGTTTACAGTAACAATCTTTCAGGCGAGATACCAAAATCGCTTGAAACATGTAGCAGCTTGAGGGTTCTTCAAGTTTATGATAACAAATTTTCAGGAAAAATTCCAGATGGGTTATGGAACCTTTCaagcttggagaagatgatgatgagtgatAATTCATTTTCCGGTGAGTTGCCGTCGGAATTGGCGCCACAATTATCAATACTAGAAATCAGTAACAACAGGTTTTCCGGTGAGATACCTACCGGAGTATCTTCTTGGACAAATATGCGGGTTTTCAAAGGAAGTAATAATCTATTCAATGGTCGAATTCCTCAAGATTTAACCGCACTTCCTAATTTAGCAACTTTATTGCTAGACGGAAACCAACTCTCCGGCGAACTTCCGGCGACTATTGTTTCCTGGGATTCACTCAACACTTTGAATCTCAGTAGAAACCAACTCTCCGGTCAGATTCCGGCAGGTCTCGGGCTCTTAAAAGTTCTTACAGTACTCGACTTATCAAGAAACAAACTCTCCGGTCAAATACCGGCTCAGCTAGGGCGGCAGCTCGTTTCTCTTGATCTTTCCGGCAATAATCTCGCCGGAAACATCCCGTCTCAGCTCGATAATGGTGCCTTTGAGAGAAGTTTTCAAGGAAACCCCGGTCTTTGTTCAAATAATCCTGTCTTAGGACTTAATTCTTGCACTTCCCGATCCCAATCCGGACAATCTAGCAAGATTTCCGGTAAGTCGGTGGCGATAATCGGAAGTATAGCAGCAATATTGTTGCTCCTGGCGGTGATAACGACTGCATATGTCATCGTTCTTTACCGGAGAAGAAAACACGGTTTCAATTCAAAATGGAAATTCACTTCTTTTCAGAAATTAACCTTCACAGAATCCACAATTTTGCCTCGTTTGAACGATAACTACATGATCGGTCAAGGTGGTTCCGGGAAGGTGTACAAGATTCCGGTGAACCGTTCCGGCGATGTGGTGGCAGTAAAGAAGATCTCAACCAAAAAGGATTTAGATTTAAGGCTCGAGAAAGAGTTTTTAGCAGAAGTTGAGATTTTAAGCATGATTCGACACGCAAACATCGTGAAATTGATAGGTCACATTTCAAGTGACAACTCAAAGCTTCTTGTGTACGAGTACTTAGAGAACCAAAGTTTGGACCGTTGGCTACACCGAAAGCAGACTCCAACGAGTCGTGGGTTGACGAGTTCTGTGCGTCATATGGTACTTGATTGGCCTAAAAGGTTGCATATAGCACTCGGGGCGGCTCGAGGGTTGTCCTATATGCACCACGATTGTTGTCCTGCAGTTGTTCATCGTGATGTGAAATCAAGCAACGTGCTTTTAGATAGTGAATTCAATGCAAAGATTGCGGATTTCGGGTTAGCCAAGATCTTAGAGAAAGGCAACGAGCTCGCTGCAATGTCAACCGTGGCCGGCTCATTCGGCTACATGGCTCCAG AATATGCTCATACGACAAAAGTAAACGAGAAGATAGATGTTTACAGCTTCGGGGTGATCTTGTTAGAATTGACAACGGGAAGAGAAGCGAGCGATGGCAACGAGCATTCATCACTAGCAGAATGGGCTATGCAACATGCTTTAGGAAGTGAACCAATAGAAGATGTTTTAGACAAAGATATTATGGAGCCCATGTACATGAATGAAATGAGTAGTGTGTTCAAACTCGGGCTATGGTGCACTAGTAGACTGCCAACAAAGAGACCATCCATGAAGGAAGTGTGCAAGATGCTACTCCAGTGCACTCCGGCTATGGTGGTTGGGACCAAGAAGAACGGTCATGATGTAGTCGATCATCTTCCCTTACTCAAGCTTGAAAACGTCTAA